Within the Granulicella sibirica genome, the region AGCGCGCTGTTGATCGCTATACTGATCTCCATCGCGCTCCTGGGAGCCGGGGCTTACTCCGTCGATGCGAAGCTGTACGGGAGACGCCGGCTCGTGGTGGTCCGTGGAGACAACAAGATGGGCTGATTGCCGCGAAGCCTGCGGCGGTCTCTCCCGGTGCGCGACCACCGCTAGTTTTCCCGAGGCAAGATGCCATGAGTACGACACCTTCTCCTGCGAAAAAAATTCGGATTCTCACGGTCGACGATCATCCCCTGATCCTTGAAGGGATCGCGAACGTACTGCAGAAGCAGGCGGACATGGAAGTTGTCGGCGAGGCCGCGGATGGGCATGAAGCGATCGAAGCGTATGCCAAGCACAGGCCAGATGTGATGCTCATCGATCTGCAGATGCCGGGAATCAACGGGATCGACACGATCATCCAGATCCTCGAGAAGTGGCCGAATGCCCGGTGTGTGGTGCTGACAACGTATGCGGGGGATGTGCAGGCGGCGCGTGCGCTCAAGGCTGGCGCGAAGGGCTATCTGCTAAAGAGCATGCTGCGCAAGGATCTGGTCGACACGATCCGGATCGTTCACTCGGGCAAGACCCGCATCCCGCCCGAGATCGCTTCGGAGCTTGCGAATCACTTCAGTTCGGATGCGCTTTCAGCGAGGGAGATCGAGGTGCTCCGCATGGTCGGCGAGGGGTGCTCGAACAAGATCGTCGCCGATCATCTGCACATCGCGGAGGATACGGTAAAGGGACACATGCGCAGCATCCTCTCGAAGCTGAACGCGAACGATCGTACGCACGCCGTGATGATCGCGGTGAAGCGCGGCTTTCTTGAGGGATGATCGGCGCTTCGCTTAGGCGAGTGCGCGCAGGCCCTGCCTGAGGCTCTCGGGTTGTCCTGCGGGGAGAGTGGCTTCGACCTCTGCGTGGGTTTGCTCCCAAATAGGCAAGGCGGAGGCTAGTACATTCTTTCCTTCGAGCGTCAGTTCGAGATTTCGGCTGCGACGGTCAGACGGGTCCGGCGTGATGAGGACGAGATTGCGGCGCACGAGCGGCTTGAGAGCGGCGGTGAGGGTGGTCCGGTCCATCGCGAGCAGATCCGCGACGCCTGCCATAGGCGCGGGTTTGGGACGATTGAGC harbors:
- a CDS encoding response regulator, translated to MSTTPSPAKKIRILTVDDHPLILEGIANVLQKQADMEVVGEAADGHEAIEAYAKHRPDVMLIDLQMPGINGIDTIIQILEKWPNARCVVLTTYAGDVQAARALKAGAKGYLLKSMLRKDLVDTIRIVHSGKTRIPPEIASELANHFSSDALSAREIEVLRMVGEGCSNKIVADHLHIAEDTVKGHMRSILSKLNANDRTHAVMIAVKRGFLEG
- a CDS encoding MarR family winged helix-turn-helix transcriptional regulator; translated protein: MSRPNTVPYETTLMVRDCCLCLHVQRAARALARRFDIALRPVNLTNGQFSILMSLNRPKPAPMAGVADLLAMDRTTLTAALKPLVRRNLVLITPDPSDRRSRNLELTLEGKNVLASALPIWEQTHAEVEATLPAGQPESLRQGLRALA